One Nicotiana sylvestris chromosome 12, ASM39365v2, whole genome shotgun sequence genomic window carries:
- the LOC138882867 gene encoding uncharacterized protein — MELEHRAWWALKQLNMNPDEAGENRLTKLHELEEFRYHAFESTRLYKETMKRLHDKHIVERNFKSGDKVLLYNSRLRLFPDKLKSRWSGPFRVTKVFPLRAVEKISEDSTNTFKVNRQRLKLYVGIDEPKELSVILLIEPQRSSDP; from the coding sequence ATGGAGCTAGAACATCGAGCTTGGTGGGCACTAAAGCAATTGAACATGAACCCTGATGAGGCTGGAGAAAATAGACTGACAAAGTTGCATGAGTTGGAGGAATTCAGATATCACGCCTTTGAAAGCACAAGACTTTACAAGGAAACAATGAAGAGGCTGCATGACAAACACATTGTGGAAAGAAATTTCAAATCCGGAGACAAGGTATTATTGTACAATTCGAGGTTGAGATTGTTTCCTGATAAGCTTAAGTCCCGATGGTCTGGGCCGTTCAGGGTGACCAAAGTGTTCCCGTTAAGGGCTGTGGAGAAAATCAGTGAAGATAGTACTAACACCTTCAAGGTTAATAGACAACGACTCAAACTGTATGTAGGGATAGATGAACCGAAAGAGCTGTCCGTCATACTTCTCATTGAACCACAAAGGTCAAGCGATCCTTAA